CTGTCCGTTGGAAATACCGGCATCGTTTTGCTTGCGGACAATTTCGAAGATGTCCGGGTAGGTGTCCGGATTACCCTTGCCTGCAACATTGCAGTAAAGCTGGAGTTGCCAGAGGGGACAGAGTTTGACGAAATGGTCGCCACCGTTCTGGTAGTCGGTGAGTTTGTCCGGCCCCTTTTGGCAAAGCCATTGTTCTCCGTTGATGAGGGCCGCCTGGAGGAAACTGTTGAATCTGCCGCCAGTGACGTGGTTTCCGTCGCCGTCGTTGTGGTGTTCTTGTTCCAGATTGATGTAGGATGGATTCAGTTTGAACTGGATCCAGATGGAATAGATGTTGTTGGTGACTTCCGTGGTAGAAACCCATTTCATGCCGGGACGAACCTGGTTGACATGACCGAATTCGTGAGCGACGCCCCAAGGGCCTTTCATGAGTTTTTCGATGTTGGCCAATTCCTTCATGGTATCATTGTGGAAGGCGGCTCCGATACCGTCGGCATGCATGAAACCCTTCCAGATGACACGACCGAACATGCGGTTTTTCGGAACCCGGTTGTATTTGTCCAATCCCATGATTTCATGTTCGAACGTGATGATTCTGTCGTAGAGTCCGATGAGGCCGAATCCGTTTTCCGGACATTGTTCCTTGAGGGCCTGGACGGGATAGGCAAGTTGGACACGTTTGCCTTTGATGTCCATGATGTTGGAGACGGCTCCTGCCAGGAGGCGCTTCCATGTGTCATTATTGTGGATGGCGGAATCGAAATAACCGTTGGCCTTACCGCCTTCGATAGAAATTTTAAGTTTGGGCGCCGTTTTGTAATGGTCGGTATAGTAGCTGATGTAACCGTGGCCTTTGTTGAGAGCCTTAATCTTGTTGACTCCGTTTTTGAGGGGATAGCGTGAGTCTTTCCAATCTTCGGAACCGAAGTTGGTAATGCGCAGTTCCGGTGTGACATTGGAGGGGATACCGCTTGCCTTGACAATGATGGTATCTCCTTCTTCAAAAACGATGCCGGTGGGATTTTCAAACTGGTTGTATCCGCTGGTTTTCAGTTCTTTTGCCGTTGCCGATACCGGAGGGTAAGCTTCGTAGATTTGCTTTCTGAACTGTTTATGGAAGGCGTCTTCGGGAGCGTTCGCGACGGTAGAGGACGGTTCGGCTGAAGCGATGGAAACAGTATGTGCTGCCAGAGTGAGGCAGAAGGAAGATACTGCCAGGGCTGTCAGTATGTGGGATGTGTATTTTTTCATGGGGGTCAGAAGGAAGGATAATATATAAGATACGGAAAAGGGAACTTTATCCTATCATGAGAATCATTGATGTATGTCATCTTCATATAGTACAAATAAGATGCGCCCCTCCCTGTATTGGGCGGGGCGCATCTGTTTTTTGAAGAGATGTTTCGCGTATTATTTCTTCAACGTTTTTTCAACGATGTCCTGCACTTCCTTGGAAGGGGCAGTCATTTTGATTGAGTCGGCGGGAAGTTCTCGCTTTTCCCAGACTTTGAATTTACCCATTTTGGTGTCTCCGCCTGTTTGGATGAGGAATCTCTGTTCAGCGGGGATAACCTGTGCGGCAATATGTTCCGAGGGTGTCGGATCTTTGGTGAAGGTACCGGTGGTGGCAGGAACCCACCCCTTGTCTTTTGTCCAGCTAAAGTTGGGACCGTATTTGGCAGACCGAATGTGTTTGGTGGAGTCGTAGTTGCGCCGGAAGTCTTCGACGAAGGAGACGGCATAGGAGAGCTCGCCTTCTTTGCTGTGGGTTTTCCATGCGGAAATCAATTCCCATTTTTTCGTATGGTTGTTGAAAAAGTAGCCGTAGATTTCCTTGAGATTGTCGCCGAGGGGTTTGTTGACAATGAGGAATTGCATCTTTTCTCCGATTTTCCAAGGGTAGGCAAGAAAGCTTTTACCGCCTGTACCTTCGCCTCCGAAACGGGAGATTTCCGCATTTTGATGTTGTCCGATACATTGGACTTTTTCATTTTCGGGAACCTCATTGGGGTTGTCTCCATGGGGGATAGGATCCCAAATGGAAAAGATGAGGACTTTTCTGTCCGGTGAGATTTCCTGGAAGCCAATGTAGCAATTATCCATGTTGGCCGCGCAGAAGTAGGTGCCCGGTGCGGATTGCAGGGCTTCCGCCTGGAGATAGATGGCCTGCGAATTACGCTGGATGGGGGCGTGTCTCAGATGGACGGAACTGCACTGACGTTTCGTGAGTTCTTCCGGAGAAGTATCCGCTGTGGCATAGGTAGTAAGGACTGTTGCCAGCAAAATGGATGAAACAAGTCTTTTAAACATGTGTGTCTATTACACTGACTACCTGGCAAAGTCTTGCCCAAATATACGGGATTCTGTCATGTGAATCTTTCCGGATCCTGTGTTTACCGTTCGCGAAAGAAGATATTAGGATACTTTTTTGTTGCCTTTTGATTGCAGGATGTGGTTTATTTTCGATTATGAGAATTGCCTTTCTTTTACTTACATGCCTGGCATGCTTCTGCTGCAATTCATTTGCCGAATCCCGGACATGGACGAATAGTGCCGGTAAAACGATTGAGGGAGAATATTTGCGTGCAACGGATAAGGATGTTTCTGTGAAGTTGACTTCCGGCAAGATTGTCAAACTTCCTCTGGCTTCGTTGAGCCAGGAGGATCAGGACTTTGTCAAACAGGAGCAGGAGACGGCCAAATCTGAAGCTGTGGCTGAAGAGAGAGCCAAGTTGTCGTTCAAATGGTCCAAGAAGCTTGATGCGGCACTGAAAGATGCCAAGGAATACGATCTTCCTGTGATGGTGTTGTTTACAGGAACAAGCTGGTGTCCGTATTGCGTTAAACTTGAAAATGAAGTGCTTTCCAAATCGGAATTCAAGAGATTGGCAGGCGGAAAAATGCTGGCTGTCAAATATGAATGTCCGACTCCCGGAGGCTATACGCCTGAAGGGAAGAAGAAAGCTCAGCAATTCAAAATCAAAGGGGTTCCCCACTATGTGATTTTGAATAAGGATGGCAAGGTGATTGGCGATGGCGGCTATCATAAGGGCATTACTCCTAAGGAATTGGTGGAGAAGATTTCCCAGGCTGCCGGCAAATA
This is a stretch of genomic DNA from Akkermansia sp. N21116. It encodes these proteins:
- a CDS encoding thioredoxin family protein codes for the protein MRIAFLLLTCLACFCCNSFAESRTWTNSAGKTIEGEYLRATDKDVSVKLTSGKIVKLPLASLSQEDQDFVKQEQETAKSEAVAEERAKLSFKWSKKLDAALKDAKEYDLPVMVLFTGTSWCPYCVKLENEVLSKSEFKRLAGGKMLAVKYECPTPGGYTPEGKKKAQQFKIKGVPHYVILNKDGKVIGDGGYHKGITPKELVEKISQAAGK
- a CDS encoding M60 family metallopeptidase, which codes for MKKYTSHILTALAVSSFCLTLAAHTVSIASAEPSSTVANAPEDAFHKQFRKQIYEAYPPVSATAKELKTSGYNQFENPTGIVFEEGDTIIVKASGIPSNVTPELRITNFGSEDWKDSRYPLKNGVNKIKALNKGHGYISYYTDHYKTAPKLKISIEGGKANGYFDSAIHNNDTWKRLLAGAVSNIMDIKGKRVQLAYPVQALKEQCPENGFGLIGLYDRIITFEHEIMGLDKYNRVPKNRMFGRVIWKGFMHADGIGAAFHNDTMKELANIEKLMKGPWGVAHEFGHVNQVRPGMKWVSTTEVTNNIYSIWIQFKLNPSYINLEQEHHNDGDGNHVTGGRFNSFLQAALINGEQWLCQKGPDKLTDYQNGGDHFVKLCPLWQLQLYCNVAGKGNPDTYPDIFEIVRKQNDAGISNGQHQLNFMKNVCDVNKQDFTDFFKAVGMLKPIDKDMDDYSRAQLTITQEQCDALVDYAKKYPKPESPVVYYITSGSVDAYRDKLPVTGTYNQGVTEEGKTRKIDHNVWKNVTVFETYAGDKMTNIAIWGTGAPDKSSTLVQYPEGSTRIEAVAWDGQRTLVTGKR
- a CDS encoding DUF3472 domain-containing protein, whose translation is MFKRLVSSILLATVLTTYATADTSPEELTKRQCSSVHLRHAPIQRNSQAIYLQAEALQSAPGTYFCAANMDNCYIGFQEISPDRKVLIFSIWDPIPHGDNPNEVPENEKVQCIGQHQNAEISRFGGEGTGGKSFLAYPWKIGEKMQFLIVNKPLGDNLKEIYGYFFNNHTKKWELISAWKTHSKEGELSYAVSFVEDFRRNYDSTKHIRSAKYGPNFSWTKDKGWVPATTGTFTKDPTPSEHIAAQVIPAEQRFLIQTGGDTKMGKFKVWEKRELPADSIKMTAPSKEVQDIVEKTLKK